The Dama dama isolate Ldn47 chromosome 3, ASM3311817v1, whole genome shotgun sequence genome has a segment encoding these proteins:
- the LOC133041733 gene encoding keratin, type II cytoskeletal 6A-like, with product MSCKSILKTRSSSRRGFSAGSARVPGVCRSGFSSVSLSRSRGSGGLAGVCGGAGFGSRSLYGLGGSKRISIAGGSCVIGGGYGGRIGAGYGFGGGAGSGFGFGAGAGSDFGLGGGAGFGGGFGGAGFPVCPSGGIQEVTINQSLLTPLNLQIDPTIQRVRTEEREQIKTLNKFASFIDKVS from the coding sequence ATGTCTTGCAAATCCATTCTGAAGACCCGAAGCAGCAGCCGCAGGGGCTTCAGTGCCGGCTCAGCCAGAGTCCCTGGGGTCTGCCGCTCTGGCTTCAGTAGCGTGTCTCTGTCCCGCTCCAGGGGCAGTGGCGGCCTCGCTGGAGTGTGTGGAGGAGCTGGCTTTGGCAGCCGCAGCCTCTATGGCCTAGGCGGCTCCAAGAGGATCTCCATCGCAGGGGGCAGCTGTGTCATCGGTGGCGGATACGGCGGCAGAATTGGAGCTGGCTATGGCTTCGGAGGTGGAGCCGGGAGTGGATTTGGTTTTGGTGCTGGGGCTGGTAGTGACTTTGGGCTTGGTGGTGGAGCTGGCTTTGGAGGTGGCTTCGGTGGTGCTGGCTTTCCTGTGTGCCCCTCTGGAGGCATTCAAGAGGTGACCATCAACCAGAGTCTCCTAACTCCTCTCAACCTGCAAATCGACCCCACCATCCAGCGGGTGAGGACTGAGGAGCGGGAACAGATCAAGACCCTCAACAAGTTTGCCTCCTTCATCGACAAGGTGAGCTGA
- the LOC133041721 gene encoding keratin, type II cytoskeletal 75: protein MSRQSTITFQTSSRRGFSTASATTPAAGRSRFSSVSVTHSPGGSGGLGRISGFGSRSLHNLGGTKRVSISGCGSNFRSGFGGRASSGFGVSSGFGYGGGIGGGHGGCSFAICPPGGIQEVTVNQSLLTPLNLQIDPNIQRMRKEEREQIKTLNNKFASFIDKVRFLEQQNKVLETKWSLLQEQGTRIVRQSLEPFFDAYITDLRRQLDSITTERGRLDAELRTMQDVVEDFKVRYEDEINKRTAAENEFVALKKDVDAAYLNKVDLEAKANSLTDEINFLQMFFEAELCHMQTRVSDTSVVLSMDNNRSLDLDSIIAEVRAQYEEIANRSRAEAESWYQTKYEELQVTAGRHGDDLRNTKQEISETNRMIQRLRAEIDNIKKQCASLQTAIADAEQRGELALKDARAKLVDLEEALQKSKQDMARLLREYQELMNIKLALDVEIATYRKLLEGEECRLSGEGVSPVNISVVTSTVSSGYGGGSGIGSGSLGLGGGSGYSFTTSGGHSLGGSSFSSSSSRGLGGSGSSVKFVSTTSSRRKSYKH from the exons ATGTCCAGACAGTCCACTATCACCTTCCAGACCAGCAGCCGCAGGGGTTTCAGCACAGCCTCAGCCACCACCCCAGCCGCTGGCCGCTCTCGCTTCAGCTCCGTCTCCGTGACCCACTCCCCGGGGGGCAGCGGAGGACTTGGAAGGATCAGCGGTTTCGGCAGCCGTAGCCTCCACAACCTGGGGGGAACCAAGCGGGTCTCCATCAGTGGGTGTGGCAGCAACTTCCGAAGTGGCTTTGGTGGCAGGGCGAGCAGCGGGTTTGGGGTCAGCAGTGGATTCGGCTATGGGGGTGGAATTGGAGGGGGCCACGGGGGCTGCAGCTTCGCCATCTGTCCCCCTGGAGGCATCCAAGAGGTCACCGTCAACCAGAGTCTCCTGACTCCCCTCAACCTGCAAATTGACCCCAACATCCAACGGATGCGGAAAGAGGAGCGGGAGCAGATCAAGACCCTCAACAACAAGTTTGCCTCCTTCATCGACAAG GTGCGGTTCTTGGAGCAGCAGAACAAGGTCCTGGAGACCAAGTGGAGCCTCCTGCAGGAGCAGGGTACCAGGATTGTGAGGCAGAGCCTGGAGCCCTTCTTCGATGCCTACATCACCGACCTCCGGCGgcagttggacagcatcaccaccGAGCGAGGCAGGCTGGATGCTGAGCTGAGAACCATGCAGGATGTCGTGGAGGATTTCAAAGTCAG GTATGAGGACGAAATTAACAAGCGCACGGCTGCTGAGAATGAGTTTGTGGCTCTAAAGAAG GATGTGGATGCTGCCTACTTGAACAAGGTGGACCTGGAGGCCAAGGCCAACTCTCTGACCGATGAGATCAACTTCCTCCAGATGTTCTTTGAGGCG GAATTGTGTCACATGCAGACACGGGTCAGCGACACATCCGTGGTCCTGTCCATGGACAACAACCGCAGCCTGGACCTGGACAGCATCATTGCCGAGGTCAGAGCTCAGTATGAGGAGATCGCCAACCGCAGCCGGGCTGAGGCTGAGTCCTGGTACCAGACCAAG TATGAGGAGCTCCAGGTCACAGCTGGCCGGCACGGCGATGATCTCCGCAACACCAAACAAGAGATCTCTGAGACGAATCGGATGATCCAGAGGCTGAGAGCTGAGATTGACAACATCAAGAAGCAG TGTGCCAGCCTGCAAACAGCCATCGCCGACGCGGAACAGCGTGGGGAGCTGGCCCTCAAGGATGCACGGGCCAAGCTGGTGGACCTGGAGGAGGCCCTGCAAAAGTCCAAGCAGGACATGGCCCGGCTGCTGCGCGAGTACCAAGAGCTCATGAACATCAAACTGGCCCTGGACGTGGAGATTGCCACCTACAGGAAGCTGCTGGAGGGCGAGGAGTGCAG GCTGAGTGGAGAGGGCGTTTCTCCAGTTAATATCT CTGTGGTCACCTCCACCGTCTCCAGTGGCTACGGAGGTGGCAGTGGTATTGGCAGTGGAAGCCTGGGCCTCGGTGGGGGTAGCGGCTACTCCTTCACGACCAGTGGTGGGCACAGCCTGGGCGgctccagcttcagcagcagcagcagccggggCCTCGGGGGCAGCGGCTCCAGCGTCAAGTTTGTCTCCACCACGTCCTCCAGACGGAAGAGCTACAAGCACTGA